The Bacillota bacterium genome includes the window CACCAGCGTATTGCGGATGTCGCCAGGCGGCAGGATCCCCATCTCCTGGCGCAGCCGCCCTGAACTCCCGCCGTCGTCGGCCACCGTCACGATGGCCGTCAGGTGGTCGCTGTGAAACTTGAGGCCCCGCAGAAGAGTGGAGAGCCCCGTGCCGCCCCCCAGGGCCACCGCCCGCCGGCCCCGCTCCCGTGCCCGCCGCTCCCGCATGACGTCCATCAGCGACCGGCTGTGCTCAGGGGCGAGCGTCCCCGCCACCGCCATCACGGAGCGCCTGACCGCCGTCAGGGAGAGCGCGATCCCGGCGGCAAGGCAAGCAACCCCCCAGAGCCCGAAGCCCTGGCTCCACAGCACGCCGCCGGCCAGCCCCGCCACCACCCCTGCTGCTGCCGCCGCGCCCCACCGCTTGAGGCCGGTGCCCGGCAACAGCCCGCGCAGGAAGGCCCGCCACACGAGCGGCGGAAGGGAGGGCCGGCGGGTGGGGGCCGCCTCCGGGCCCTGGGGGAAGGTCATGCCCTGGGATGCCCGCCCTCAGCGGACCCGGGTGCTGGCTCGGCCCCGGCCGGTTCGGCATCGGCCCGCTCCGCAACCGGGTGCTCCAGGTCGCGGTGTTCACAGACCGCCTCGTAGCCCCTGGCGTGCAGGTGGGCCGCCAGCTGGTTCGCCACGGCCACCGAACGGTGCCGGCCGCCCGTGCAGCCGATCCCGATGAGCAGGTGGCTCTTGCCCTCGTTCACGAAGTGCGGCAGCAGGAAGTCCACCAGCCCGTAGAGGTGCTCCATGAAGTTCTGCGCCACCGGCCACTGGAAGACGTACCGGGCCACCTCGGGGTCGTTGCCGGTGAGGGGCTGCAGCTCCGGGACGTAATAGGGATTGGGCAGGAACCGCACGTCAAAGATGAGGTCGGCGTCGATAGGGATTCCCCGGGCGTACCCGAACGACACCACCGTCACCGACAGCCCCCGGGTCGGCGTCAACAGGCGGGCCTGGCGCGTCACCTGGTCGCGAAGCTGCCGGGGCGAGAGGGTCGTGGTGTCGATGATGATATCGGCTCGCCCGCGCAGCGGCTCCAGGCGCTTCCTCTCGGCCCGGATGCCCTCCAGGACGCTCCCTTCGGGCGCCAGCGGGTGCCGCCGCCGGGTCTCCTTGAAGCGGCGCACGAGTGCCTCGTCGGACGCCTCCAGGAACAGGATGCGGTACCAGATCCCCCGGCGCTC containing:
- the rapZ gene encoding RNase adapter RapZ is translated as MEVSPAAAAERLTGPARPVFVIVTGLSGAGKTEAMRALEDLGFFCVDNLPPALIPTFAELCQQSGRIERAALVSDARGGEFFDDLFQALAELERRGIWYRILFLEASDEALVRRFKETRRRHPLAPEGSVLEGIRAERKRLEPLRGRADIIIDTTTLSPRQLRDQVTRQARLLTPTRGLSVTVVSFGYARGIPIDADLIFDVRFLPNPYYVPELQPLTGNDPEVARYVFQWPVAQNFMEHLYGLVDFLLPHFVNEGKSHLLIGIGCTGGRHRSVAVANQLAAHLHARGYEAVCEHRDLEHPVAERADAEPAGAEPAPGSAEGGHPRA